From the genome of Cytobacillus firmus, one region includes:
- the der gene encoding ribosome biogenesis GTPase Der produces the protein MAKPVLAIVGRPNVGKSTIFNRIVGERISIVEDIPGVTRDRIYSSAEWLTHDFNIIDTGGIDIGDEPFLEQIRLQAEIAIDEADVIVFLVNGREGVTSADEEVAKILYKAKKPVVLGVNKIDNPEMRDLIYDFYALGFGEPFPISGSHGLGLGDLLDEAAKHFPKHGQSEYGEDVIKFSLIGRPNVGKSSLVNAMLGEERVIVSNIAGTTRDAIDSKVKVDGQEYVIIDTAGMRKKGKVYETTEKYSVLRALRAIERSDVVLVVIDGEEGIIEQDKRIAGYAHEAGRAVVIVVNKWDAVEKDEKTMKAFEQNIREHFQFLDYAPVVFLSAKTKKRIHTLIPMINTASENHSLRVETSVLNDVVMDAVAMNPTPTDKGRRLRIYYTTQVAVKPPTFVVFVNDPELLHFSYERFLENRIRDAFGFEGTPIKIFARERK, from the coding sequence ATGGCAAAACCAGTTTTGGCTATTGTCGGGCGTCCTAACGTTGGAAAATCAACGATATTTAACAGAATTGTAGGAGAACGGATATCAATTGTCGAAGATATTCCGGGAGTGACCAGGGACAGAATTTATAGTTCTGCAGAATGGCTGACTCATGATTTTAATATTATTGATACAGGCGGAATTGATATTGGGGACGAGCCATTTTTAGAGCAAATTCGTCTTCAGGCAGAAATTGCGATAGATGAAGCAGATGTCATTGTCTTTCTTGTGAACGGAAGAGAGGGTGTCACAAGCGCAGATGAGGAAGTTGCGAAAATTTTATATAAAGCCAAAAAGCCTGTAGTTCTGGGTGTGAATAAAATCGATAACCCTGAGATGCGGGATTTGATTTATGACTTTTATGCACTTGGCTTTGGTGAGCCGTTTCCGATTTCAGGTTCCCATGGTCTTGGTCTTGGAGACTTGCTTGATGAAGCTGCTAAGCATTTCCCAAAACATGGCCAAAGTGAATATGGAGAAGATGTCATTAAGTTTTCATTAATTGGCCGCCCGAATGTCGGGAAATCCTCCCTTGTAAATGCAATGCTTGGCGAAGAACGGGTCATTGTCAGCAATATTGCAGGCACCACAAGAGATGCAATCGACTCGAAGGTAAAAGTGGATGGACAGGAATATGTCATCATTGATACTGCGGGTATGCGAAAAAAAGGGAAAGTATATGAAACAACAGAAAAATATAGTGTACTAAGAGCTTTGAGGGCAATTGAACGTTCCGATGTTGTCCTGGTGGTCATTGATGGGGAAGAAGGAATCATTGAACAGGACAAGCGCATAGCCGGTTATGCTCATGAAGCAGGCAGAGCTGTTGTTATCGTTGTCAATAAGTGGGATGCTGTTGAAAAAGATGAGAAAACAATGAAGGCATTTGAACAAAATATCCGTGAGCATTTTCAATTCCTGGATTATGCACCTGTTGTTTTCCTTTCTGCCAAAACTAAAAAGCGTATTCATACACTTATTCCAATGATTAACACAGCCAGTGAAAATCATTCTTTGCGTGTTGAAACAAGCGTCTTGAATGATGTTGTCATGGATGCTGTTGCAATGAATCCTACGCCAACAGATAAAGGAAGACGCCTCAGAATTTATTACACCACACAGGTTGCTGTGAAGCCGCCGACATTTGTTGTGTTTGTCAATGATCCTGAACTTCTTCATTTTTCATATGAACGGTTCCTGGAAAACCGAATCAGGGACGCTTTTGGTTTTGAAGGCACACCTATTAAGATTTTTGCAAGGGAAAGAAAATAA
- a CDS encoding YpzI family protein, producing MGKDRQEKKLKNSGKVESDRDQALHYPGASKMQSPEEARSLNDSKYS from the coding sequence ATGGGCAAAGACAGACAGGAAAAAAAGCTGAAGAATAGCGGAAAAGTGGAGTCCGATCGCGACCAGGCACTTCATTATCCTGGAGCTTCCAAGATGCAGAGTCCCGAAGAAGCCAGATCTCTGAATGATTCGAAATACAGTTAA
- the hepT gene encoding heptaprenyl diphosphate synthase component II has product MKLKMMYSFLNSDLNVIENELEETIKAESPLLHQASLHLLQAGGKRIRPVFVLLAAKFGEYDIDKIKNVAVSLELIHMASLVHDDVIDDAELRRGQPTIKAKWDNKIAMYTGDYIFARALELITNVENPHAHKILSHTLVELCIGEIEQIKDKYNYDQNIRTYFRRIKRKTAMLIAVSCQLGGIAANVEEDIHKKLFKFGYFVGMSYQIIDDVLDFVGTEKELGKPAGGDLHQGNITLPALFAMEDHRISEQIRIVHEGTERYDIENIIALVKDSGAIEKSLQISDKYLQKALGVLEELPHSRSKKALRDIAKFIGKRKF; this is encoded by the coding sequence ATGAAATTGAAAATGATGTATTCATTTTTAAATTCAGATTTAAATGTTATAGAAAACGAGCTGGAGGAGACGATTAAAGCTGAGTCTCCCCTATTGCATCAGGCTTCCCTGCATCTGCTGCAGGCCGGGGGGAAAAGAATCCGCCCAGTTTTCGTTTTGCTGGCTGCGAAGTTCGGAGAATACGATATTGATAAAATTAAAAACGTAGCTGTATCACTGGAGCTTATCCATATGGCGTCGCTTGTCCATGATGATGTTATTGATGATGCAGAACTGCGCAGGGGACAGCCTACCATCAAAGCAAAATGGGATAATAAAATTGCCATGTATACTGGTGATTATATTTTTGCGCGTGCGCTGGAATTAATAACAAATGTGGAAAATCCGCATGCTCATAAAATTCTCTCTCATACACTTGTGGAGCTGTGTATAGGTGAAATAGAGCAAATTAAAGATAAGTATAATTATGACCAGAATATCAGGACATATTTCCGGAGAATTAAAAGGAAAACAGCCATGCTGATTGCTGTGAGCTGTCAGCTTGGCGGAATTGCAGCTAATGTAGAGGAAGATATACATAAAAAGCTTTTTAAATTCGGCTATTTTGTGGGTATGTCCTATCAGATCATTGACGATGTCCTGGATTTTGTCGGTACAGAAAAAGAACTTGGCAAGCCGGCAGGAGGAGATCTCCATCAGGGAAACATTACGCTTCCTGCTTTATTTGCAATGGAGGATCATAGAATCTCCGAACAAATCAGGATAGTCCATGAAGGAACTGAAAGGTATGACATAGAGAACATAATTGCCTTGGTCAAAGACTCCGGTGCAATTGAAAAGTCCCTTCAAATTAGTGATAAATATCTGCAGAAAGCTTTAGGGGTACTCGAAGAGCTGCCTCATTCCAGGTCCAAGAAAGCTTTGCGGGATATCGCAAAATTTATAGGCAAAAGAAAATTCTAA
- the hbs gene encoding non-specific DNA-binding protein Hbs, giving the protein MNKTELINAVAEAGELSKKDATKAVDAVFDTILDALKNGDKVQLIGFGNFEVRERAARKGRNPQTGEEIEIAASKVPAFKPGKALKDAVK; this is encoded by the coding sequence ATGAACAAAACAGAACTAATTAACGCAGTTGCTGAGGCTGGCGAACTTTCTAAAAAAGACGCGACTAAAGCAGTTGATGCTGTTTTCGATACAATCCTTGATGCTTTGAAAAATGGTGATAAGGTACAACTAATCGGTTTCGGAAACTTTGAAGTTCGCGAACGTGCTGCCCGCAAAGGACGCAACCCGCAAACTGGCGAAGAAATCGAAATCGCTGCAAGCAAAGTTCCTGCTTTCAAACCAGGCAAAGCGCTTAAAGATGCAGTTAAATAA
- a CDS encoding DUF2768 domain-containing protein — protein MSPALMKMWISLASMGFMFLSIILIYLSRYKLKAGVFKFITAIVAYFLMIISGIIIVIVVFSGPTSS, from the coding sequence ATGTCGCCGGCTTTAATGAAAATGTGGATTTCCCTTGCTTCTATGGGATTCATGTTTTTATCTATAATATTGATTTATCTTAGCCGATACAAGCTGAAAGCTGGAGTTTTTAAGTTTATAACAGCTATCGTTGCCTACTTTTTAATGATAATAAGCGGAATTATTATAGTGATTGTCGTGTTCAGCGGTCCGACAAGCAGCTAG
- a CDS encoding heptaprenyl diphosphate synthase component 1 yields the protein MHDVKIKLADVKEQIEKKVNHPYLLRYIDSPVIDEDKLLLFISLLDDVEIPESIAEKYAVTAMLIQIALDTHELVKNDESEDKGLKHRQLTVLAGVYYSGLYYKILAALDDIKMIRVFADGIKDVNEHKISLYQKSPEAVDTLMSSVRKVEASLFEKLADAFSKTAWKDVISNLLFIKRLIMEKQQFMKEGTSVVFEALKKLTFPKVKEMSAEQRKYLILICDRYIDFSRNIVDQSLLKFPMANELLEQRIHCIFNNNQSVAKTFVEEG from the coding sequence ATGCATGATGTGAAGATTAAATTAGCAGATGTGAAAGAACAGATTGAAAAAAAAGTTAACCACCCTTATCTGCTCAGGTATATTGATTCACCTGTTATTGATGAAGACAAGCTTCTGCTTTTTATCTCATTACTCGATGATGTGGAGATACCTGAATCAATAGCAGAAAAATATGCAGTAACTGCAATGCTTATCCAAATCGCCCTTGATACCCACGAACTTGTTAAGAACGATGAATCTGAAGACAAAGGTCTTAAACATAGACAGCTTACTGTCCTTGCGGGTGTTTATTACAGCGGATTATATTACAAGATTCTCGCAGCTCTTGATGATATCAAAATGATCAGGGTCTTCGCAGATGGGATCAAAGATGTAAATGAGCATAAAATTTCTCTATATCAGAAATCTCCTGAAGCGGTCGACACTCTGATGAGTTCAGTCAGGAAGGTTGAGGCGTCACTTTTTGAAAAGCTGGCTGACGCATTCAGCAAAACAGCATGGAAAGACGTAATATCCAATCTTTTATTCATTAAGCGCCTGATTATGGAGAAGCAGCAGTTCATGAAGGAAGGCACCTCAGTTGTTTTTGAAGCGCTTAAAAAGCTGACTTTCCCAAAAGTGAAAGAGATGTCTGCTGAGCAGCGGAAATATTTAATTCTCATTTGCGACAGGTATATTGATTTTTCAAGGAATATTGTCGATCAATCACTGCTTAAATTTCCTATGGCAAATGAATTATTAGAGCAGCGTATTCACTGCATTTTCAACAATAATCAGTCTGTGGCTAAAACATTTGTGGAAGAAGGATAA
- a CDS encoding NAD(P)H-dependent glycerol-3-phosphate dehydrogenase translates to MERKKESVAVAGAGSWGTALAMVLADNGHDVRLWGHNPVQIEEINKHHTNQKYLSGIQLPAEIKGYTSLEEALTGTDTLILAVPTKAIREVVGKIKGIRREPLTIVHVSKGIEPDSLLRISEMIEEEMHGDLLDSVVVLSGPSHAEEVSLRHPTTVTVSSKNMDAAEKIQDLFINNNFRVYTNPDIIGVEIGGALKNIIALAAGITDGLGYGDNAKAALITRGLAEIARLGMKMGASPLTFSGLAGIGDLIVTCTSVHSRNWRAGNLLGKGHNLQEVLDNMGMVVEGVRTTKAAHQLAQKYDVKMPITTVLYDVLFNNVNAKDAVDLLMARGKTHEMEDLANVLEDQSGNKKI, encoded by the coding sequence ATGGAGCGAAAAAAAGAAAGCGTTGCTGTAGCTGGTGCCGGCAGCTGGGGTACTGCCCTGGCGATGGTGCTTGCAGATAATGGGCATGATGTCAGACTGTGGGGCCATAATCCTGTTCAGATAGAGGAAATTAATAAGCACCATACTAATCAAAAATATTTATCAGGGATACAGCTGCCTGCAGAAATAAAAGGATATACATCACTTGAAGAGGCTTTAACCGGAACAGACACGCTGATTTTGGCAGTTCCGACAAAGGCCATTCGTGAAGTAGTGGGGAAGATCAAGGGAATTAGAAGAGAGCCCCTAACCATTGTACATGTAAGTAAAGGAATTGAACCTGATTCACTTCTCAGGATATCTGAAATGATTGAAGAGGAAATGCACGGAGACCTTCTGGACAGTGTAGTTGTGCTATCAGGCCCAAGCCATGCAGAAGAAGTTAGTCTCAGACATCCGACAACTGTTACGGTATCATCAAAAAATATGGACGCTGCCGAAAAAATTCAGGATTTGTTTATCAATAACAACTTCAGAGTATATACCAACCCTGATATCATTGGAGTGGAAATTGGCGGTGCTTTGAAAAATATCATTGCCCTTGCTGCCGGAATTACAGATGGCTTAGGTTATGGAGACAATGCAAAGGCAGCTCTGATAACGAGAGGTCTTGCTGAAATTGCCCGTCTCGGGATGAAGATGGGGGCAAGTCCGCTTACTTTCTCCGGATTAGCGGGTATCGGGGATTTGATCGTTACATGTACTTCCGTCCATTCACGCAATTGGAGAGCAGGTAACCTTCTTGGAAAGGGACATAATCTGCAGGAAGTTCTGGATAATATGGGCATGGTCGTAGAGGGTGTCAGAACAACAAAAGCGGCGCATCAGCTTGCTCAAAAATATGACGTCAAAATGCCTATTACCACTGTTCTGTATGATGTCCTTTTTAATAATGTTAATGCGAAGGATGCTGTTGATCTTCTGATGGCAAGAGGGAAAACACATGAGATGGAAGATCTTGCGAACGTTTTGGAAGATCAAAGCGGGAATAAAAAAATCTAA
- the menG gene encoding demethylmenaquinone methyltransferase produces the protein MQQSKEERVHSVFEKIYGNYDKMNSVISFQQHLRWRKDTMKKMNVQKGTKALDVCCGTADWSIALAEAVGESGKVVGLDFSKNMLKIGEEKIKERKLKQVELVHGNAMELPFADNSFDYVTIGFGLRNVPDYLQVLKEMHRVVKPGGLAVCLETSQPTMFGYKQAYYFYFRFIMPMFGKLFAKSFNEYSWLQESARDFPGMKELAGMFEEAGFKNVTFKPYSGGVAAVHIGTK, from the coding sequence ATGCAGCAATCAAAAGAAGAACGTGTTCATAGCGTATTTGAAAAGATTTATGGCAACTACGATAAAATGAATTCGGTTATCAGCTTTCAGCAGCATTTAAGATGGCGTAAAGATACAATGAAAAAGATGAATGTTCAAAAAGGTACAAAAGCGCTTGATGTATGCTGCGGTACAGCCGATTGGTCCATTGCGCTCGCTGAAGCCGTAGGTGAAAGCGGTAAAGTGGTAGGCTTGGATTTCAGCAAAAATATGCTGAAAATCGGTGAGGAAAAAATCAAGGAGCGGAAACTGAAGCAAGTTGAGCTTGTCCATGGTAATGCAATGGAGCTTCCATTCGCTGACAATTCCTTCGATTATGTTACAATCGGTTTTGGTCTGCGCAACGTTCCGGATTACCTGCAGGTGTTAAAAGAAATGCACCGTGTTGTAAAGCCAGGGGGTTTAGCAGTTTGTCTGGAGACTTCTCAGCCAACAATGTTCGGATACAAGCAGGCATATTATTTCTACTTCCGCTTTATTATGCCTATGTTCGGAAAGCTTTTTGCCAAAAGTTTTAATGAATATTCCTGGCTGCAGGAATCTGCGAGAGACTTTCCCGGGATGAAAGAGCTTGCAGGAATGTTCGAGGAAGCAGGCTTTAAAAACGTTACATTCAAGCCTTATAGCGGCGGAGTGGCTGCCGTACACATTGGAACGAAATAA
- the mtrB gene encoding trp RNA-binding attenuation protein MtrB gives MEKKNPSGNDYIVIKAKEDGVNVIGLTRGSDTRFHHSEKLDQGEVMIAQFTEHTSAIKIRGNARIMTSYGELESEAKK, from the coding sequence ATGGAAAAGAAAAATCCATCAGGAAACGATTATATTGTGATTAAAGCAAAAGAAGACGGTGTTAATGTTATAGGGTTAACAAGAGGATCTGATACAAGATTCCACCATTCAGAAAAACTTGACCAGGGAGAAGTCATGATTGCGCAATTTACTGAGCATACTTCTGCGATTAAGATCAGGGGGAATGCCAGGATCATGACCAGCTATGGAGAACTCGAAAGTGAGGCTAAGAAATAG
- the spoIVA gene encoding stage IV sporulation protein A, with protein sequence MEKVDIFKDIAERTGGDIYFGVVGAVRTGKSTFIKKFMELVVLPNMENEAERARTQDELPQSAAGKTIMTTEPKFVPNQAATVHVAEGLNVNIRLVDCVGYTVPGAKGYEDENGPRMINTPWYEEPIPFHEAAEIGTRKVIQEHSTIGVVITTDGTIGEIPRANYIEAEERVIEELKEVGKPFIMIINSVQPHHPNTDALRNDLAEKYDIPVLAMSVEGMRESDVLNVMREALYEFPVLEVNVNLPSWVMVLHEDHWLRESYQEAVKETVKDIKRLRDVDRVVHQFSDFEFIDRAGLAGIEMGQGVAEIDLYAPDDLYDEVLKEIVGVEIRGKDHLLELMQEFAHAKAEYDQISDALRMVKQTGYGIAAPSLADMSLDEPEITRHGSRFGVRLKAVAPSIHMIKVDVESEFSPIIGTEKQSEELVRYLMQDFEDDPLSIWNSDIFGRSLSSIVREGIQAKLSLMPENARYKLKETLERIINEGSGGLIAIIL encoded by the coding sequence TTGGAAAAGGTTGATATTTTTAAAGATATTGCCGAAAGAACTGGCGGCGATATATATTTCGGAGTAGTTGGCGCAGTTCGCACCGGCAAATCTACATTTATAAAAAAGTTCATGGAATTGGTTGTACTGCCAAATATGGAGAACGAAGCAGAACGTGCCCGCACACAGGATGAGCTTCCGCAAAGTGCTGCCGGCAAAACAATTATGACCACAGAACCGAAATTTGTTCCTAACCAGGCTGCTACAGTTCATGTAGCAGAAGGGCTGAATGTAAATATCAGGCTTGTGGATTGTGTGGGATATACAGTACCGGGGGCGAAGGGCTATGAAGACGAAAACGGCCCGAGAATGATCAATACACCATGGTATGAAGAGCCGATTCCTTTTCACGAAGCTGCTGAAATAGGAACAAGAAAGGTGATTCAGGAGCATTCCACAATCGGAGTGGTGATTACAACAGACGGAACAATTGGGGAAATACCGCGTGCAAACTATATTGAGGCTGAAGAAAGAGTTATTGAGGAGTTAAAGGAAGTTGGCAAGCCGTTTATCATGATCATAAACAGCGTCCAGCCTCACCACCCAAATACGGATGCCCTCAGAAATGATCTTGCTGAAAAATATGATATCCCTGTCCTGGCTATGAGCGTAGAGGGCATGAGAGAATCAGATGTATTAAATGTTATGCGTGAAGCTCTTTATGAGTTCCCGGTATTGGAAGTGAATGTAAATCTTCCAAGCTGGGTTATGGTGCTGCATGAAGATCACTGGCTTCGTGAAAGCTATCAGGAAGCAGTTAAAGAAACGGTTAAGGATATTAAGAGGCTAAGAGATGTTGACCGTGTGGTCCATCAGTTCAGCGACTTTGAATTCATTGACCGGGCAGGCCTTGCAGGAATTGAGATGGGGCAGGGAGTAGCCGAAATTGACTTATATGCGCCGGACGATCTTTACGATGAGGTTCTTAAAGAGATAGTGGGCGTTGAAATCCGCGGAAAAGACCACTTGCTCGAGCTGATGCAGGAATTTGCCCATGCTAAAGCAGAGTATGACCAAATTTCCGATGCGCTGAGAATGGTGAAGCAAACCGGCTACGGCATTGCAGCCCCTTCACTGGCTGATATGAGCCTCGATGAACCGGAAATTACACGCCATGGATCACGCTTTGGTGTAAGGCTTAAGGCTGTTGCTCCATCCATTCATATGATTAAAGTAGATGTGGAATCTGAGTTCTCTCCTATCATCGGAACAGAAAAGCAAAGCGAAGAACTCGTCCGGTACCTGATGCAGGACTTTGAAGATGATCCGCTTTCAATCTGGAACTCCGACATCTTTGGACGCAGCCTCAGCTCCATCGTAAGAGAAGGAATCCAGGCAAAATTGTCACTAATGCCTGAAAATGCAAGATATAAGCTCAAAGAGACTTTAGAAAGAATCATCAACGAAGGCTCTGGCGGATTAATTGCGATAATCCTTTAA
- a CDS encoding capping complex subunit for YIEGIA yields MVLEKYILAAITTNPSKIPSGTAVFHCEDKKEMEIIAANLEAILDGIAHALTEELYVIVKH; encoded by the coding sequence ATGGTGCTTGAAAAATACATACTTGCTGCAATTACAACAAATCCATCCAAAATACCTTCAGGAACAGCCGTTTTTCATTGTGAAGATAAAAAAGAAATGGAAATCATCGCAGCCAATCTTGAAGCAATTCTAGACGGAATTGCCCATGCCTTAACAGAAGAACTATATGTAATTGTTAAGCATTAA
- a CDS encoding YphA family membrane protein, with protein sequence MEGLIFYWISWMVWIMATFFMARTNKYRFLLSAWILCLVIMSPLTVNILNFEIGIAVLFLLASLYVFAGRLKKLSRLYFLFCTFILMMAYVTFHLFELFDPVWVIFSREWMLSVLMVYMAVLLQKNRMLRLPLILLGGIQGEFLYAFILKSFSFPYTIGSLAFLDIMAISISISSLWIAVHWTVKYIEANFKHFEREKQKLS encoded by the coding sequence ATGGAAGGGTTAATTTTTTATTGGATTTCCTGGATGGTTTGGATTATGGCGACTTTTTTTATGGCTCGAACTAATAAATACAGGTTTTTATTGTCTGCCTGGATCTTATGCTTAGTGATCATGTCACCCCTGACAGTTAATATCCTTAATTTTGAAATTGGTATTGCTGTACTTTTTCTGCTTGCATCACTATATGTTTTTGCCGGGAGACTAAAAAAACTGAGCAGACTTTATTTCCTTTTTTGCACATTCATCCTGATGATGGCCTATGTCACTTTTCACCTTTTTGAACTGTTTGATCCTGTTTGGGTGATTTTCTCCCGGGAATGGATGCTTTCAGTCCTTATGGTTTATATGGCTGTACTCCTGCAAAAAAACAGAATGCTCAGGCTGCCGTTAATATTGCTCGGAGGCATTCAGGGAGAATTTTTGTATGCATTTATCCTTAAATCATTTTCCTTTCCGTATACGATTGGATCATTGGCCTTTTTGGATATCATGGCCATTTCAATTTCCATATCTTCTTTATGGATTGCAGTGCATTGGACGGTCAAATATATTGAAGCGAACTTTAAACATTTTGAAAGGGAGAAACAAAAATTATCATGA
- the ndk gene encoding nucleoside-diphosphate kinase: MERTFLMVKPDGVQRNLIGEIVSRFEKKGFQLVGGKLMSISQELAEEHYGEHKERPFFGELVDFITSGPVFAMVWEGENVIATARQMMGSTNPKDAAPGTIRGDLGITVGKNVIHGSDSPVSAEREIGLFFKEEEKVEYKKLMNDWIN; encoded by the coding sequence ATGGAAAGAACTTTTTTAATGGTTAAACCAGACGGTGTACAGCGCAATTTAATCGGGGAAATCGTTTCCCGTTTCGAAAAGAAAGGCTTTCAGCTAGTAGGCGGCAAGCTAATGAGCATTAGCCAGGAACTTGCGGAAGAGCATTATGGAGAGCATAAAGAGCGTCCATTCTTTGGAGAGCTTGTTGACTTTATTACATCCGGACCAGTTTTCGCAATGGTGTGGGAAGGTGAAAATGTTATCGCAACAGCTCGTCAGATGATGGGTTCAACAAATCCTAAAGATGCTGCTCCAGGAACAATCCGAGGAGATCTCGGCATTACAGTTGGAAAAAATGTAATCCATGGATCCGATTCACCTGTAAGTGCAGAACGTGAAATTGGCCTTTTCTTCAAAGAAGAAGAAAAAGTGGAATACAAAAAATTAATGAATGACTGGATTAACTAA
- the folE gene encoding GTP cyclohydrolase I FolE yields MAEVNRAQIEDAVRLILEAIGEDPNREGLLDTPKRVAKMYEEVFMGLNQDPKEYFETVFGEDHEELVLVKDIPFYSMCEHHLVPFFGVAHVAYIPRNGRVTGLSKLARAVEAVAKRPQLQERITSTVANSILEKLEPHGVMVVVEAEHMCMTMRGVKKPGSKTVTSAVRGVFAEDARARAEVLSLIKQ; encoded by the coding sequence ATGGCAGAGGTAAATCGTGCCCAGATCGAAGATGCGGTGCGTTTAATATTGGAAGCAATCGGTGAAGATCCAAATCGGGAAGGACTTCTTGATACACCAAAGCGGGTCGCTAAAATGTATGAAGAAGTTTTTATGGGACTGAACCAGGATCCTAAAGAATACTTTGAAACAGTATTTGGCGAAGACCATGAGGAACTTGTTTTGGTTAAAGATATTCCGTTCTATTCTATGTGTGAACATCATCTTGTGCCTTTCTTTGGTGTTGCGCATGTAGCTTACATCCCGCGGAATGGCAGAGTAACAGGTTTAAGCAAACTCGCCAGAGCTGTAGAGGCAGTTGCGAAGCGTCCTCAGCTTCAGGAACGCATTACATCTACTGTAGCAAATTCGATCCTGGAAAAGCTTGAGCCGCATGGTGTGATGGTTGTTGTGGAAGCAGAGCATATGTGCATGACAATGCGCGGAGTTAAAAAGCCTGGTTCAAAAACGGTGACATCAGCAGTAAGAGGCGTATTTGCAGAGGATGCAAGAGCACGTGCAGAAGTCCTTTCACTGATAAAACAATAA
- a CDS encoding YIEGIA family protein, translated as MSEYTYPILFGLATGTLTRIYMLRTDYRQYPTYLHGKIIHVALGFIAAGLGTVAIPSIMEEDFTAITFLTLAASQFREVRNMERNTLTELDSYEMVPRGKTYIEGVAIAFESRNYLVIFTSLLSTLGYLLFNIWGGLAAAVLALLISTKLMSGGRLKDIVDVEFVEPRFDGAGLYVDNIYIMNIGLPERQAEVLRYGMGFILNPKNFNARSTIANLGQRQAILHDVSTALGVYRDSGTPALVPLAKRDLDDGRVGVFVLPQEKDINKALKVIEAVPTLENAIRMPTERQTNGKGS; from the coding sequence ATGAGTGAATACACGTACCCGATCCTTTTTGGTCTGGCAACAGGAACCTTGACCCGTATTTATATGCTTCGGACCGATTACCGGCAATATCCTACATATTTGCATGGGAAAATTATACACGTTGCACTGGGATTCATTGCTGCAGGCCTGGGAACGGTAGCAATTCCTTCAATTATGGAGGAAGACTTCACAGCCATCACCTTTCTGACTCTTGCAGCATCCCAGTTTAGAGAAGTCAGAAATATGGAGAGAAACACACTTACTGAGCTGGACAGCTATGAAATGGTTCCAAGAGGCAAAACATATATAGAAGGTGTAGCAATAGCCTTTGAAAGCAGGAATTATCTTGTAATCTTCACATCATTGCTTAGTACTCTAGGCTATCTGCTGTTTAATATATGGGGAGGACTTGCGGCAGCGGTTCTAGCCTTACTGATTTCCACGAAATTAATGTCGGGTGGCAGGCTGAAGGATATTGTTGATGTTGAGTTTGTGGAACCGCGTTTTGATGGAGCAGGCTTGTATGTGGACAATATTTACATTATGAATATTGGCTTGCCTGAAAGGCAAGCAGAAGTGCTCCGATATGGCATGGGGTTTATTTTAAATCCAAAAAATTTCAATGCCCGATCCACTATTGCTAATCTGGGACAGAGGCAGGCTATATTGCATGATGTTTCTACAGCTTTGGGTGTTTACCGGGATTCCGGGACTCCTGCGCTTGTTCCTCTGGCGAAAAGGGATCTGGATGATGGGCGTGTAGGGGTATTTGTCTTGCCCCAGGAAAAGGATATTAATAAAGCCCTAAAAGTCATCGAAGCAGTCCCAACACTCGAAAATGCGATTAGGATGCCTACTGAACGGCAAACGAACGGGAAAGGAAGTTAG